In one Ananas comosus cultivar F153 linkage group 12, ASM154086v1, whole genome shotgun sequence genomic region, the following are encoded:
- the LOC109718203 gene encoding chaperone protein DnaJ-like isoform X2 — translation MLLLEHTTVLHHITTTFHSLAWLIHCEDEPLRIITNDMNGASSSFLSVPHHHHHRHHHSPSLTLTLLLPSAPAPSLCPRLLPQIPSAAPFFSARRGTLAWWGREAVTRVEESRRRRRRGGAAAAAQPRASRRETPYEVLGVSPSASLQEIKSAYRKLALKYHPDVNKEPNAQEKFMRIKHAYNTLTNSGSRSKFANNGADFSRNAEKNKSSVLEEEFYGLADFFRDLQAEFQNWEADINSQEKPKSLWEELADIGEEFVEFLEKELNISDSSFAEESSGDGYFKEKRFTKPEEESGSDNSQQEGSKRSSIEDSIDEIEAALAQLKKELGL, via the exons ATGTTGCTTCTAGAGCACACTACAGTACTACACCACATAACAACCACATTTCACTCGCTCGCGTGGCTCATCCATTGCGAGGATGAGCCGCTCCGAATTATAACGAACGATATGAAtggcgcctcctcctccttcctctccgttccccatcaccaccaccaccgccaccaccactCCCCCTccttaaccctaaccctactcCTCCCCTCCGCGCCCGCGCCCTCTCTCTGTCCCCGCCTCCTCCCCCAGAtcccctccgccgccccctTCTTCTCCGCGCGCCGGGGAACCCTAGCGTGGTGGGGCCGCGAGGCGGTGACGAGGGTGGAGGagtcgcggcggcggcggaggaggggcggcgccgccgcagccgcgcAGCCGCGGGCGAGTCGCCGGGAGACTCCGTACGAGGTGTTGGGTGTGTCGCCCTCCGCGAGTCTCCAGGAGATTAAGAGCGCTTATCGAAAACTCGCCCTCAAATACCATCCTGATGTCAACAAGGAG CCAAATGCTCAAGAAAAATTCATGCGAATCAAGCACGCATATAATACTCTAACAAATTCGGGATCACGATCCAAGTTCGCAAATAATGGCGCGGATTTTTCAAGAAACGCTGAAAAGAACAAATCAAGTGTGCTGGAGGAGGAATTCTACGGACTTG CGGACTTCTTTCGAGATCTACAAGCAGAATTTCAGAACTGGGAAGCGGACATAAATTCACAAGAGAAACCCAAAAGCCTGTGGGAAGAGTTGGCT gaTATTGGCGAGGAGTTTGTCGAATTTCTTGAGAAGGAGCTCAACATCAGCGACTCGAGTTTCGCAGAAGAGAGCAGCGGTGACGGGTATTTTAAGGAAAAACGGTTCACCAAGCCTGAGGAGGAGAGCGGAAGCGATAATTCTCAACAGGAAGGAAGCAAGAGGAGCAGCATTGAGGATAGCATCGATGAGATTGAAGCTGCTCTTGCTCAACTGAAGAAGGAACTGGGACTGTAA
- the LOC109718352 gene encoding uncharacterized protein At5g02240-like produces the protein MADAPRSTVLVTGAGGRTGQIAYRKLKERSDRFVARGLVRTEESKEKIGGGDDVYVADIRDADRITPAVQGIDALIILTSAVPKMKPDFDPSKGGRPEFYYEDGSYPEQVDWIGQKNQIDAAKNAGVKHIVLVGSMGGTNPNHPLNSLGNGNILVWKRKAEQYLADSGIPYTIIRPGGLLDKEGGVRELIVGKDDELLQTDTKTIPRADVAEVCVQALQFEEAKFKAFDLASKPEGVGTLTKDFKALFSQITTRF, from the exons ATGGCGGATGCCCCTCGTAGTACGGTCCTCGTCACCGGCGCCGGTGGCCGCACag GTCAGATAGCGTACCGGAAACTGAAGGAGAGATCCGATCGGTTCGTGGCGAGAGGCCTCGTGCGCACCGAAGAGAGCAAGGAGAAGATCGGAGGAGGGGACGACGTTTACGTGGCCGATATTAGGGATGCGGATCGTATAACCCCCGCTGTGCAAGGAATCGATGCCCTAATAATCCTCACGAGCGCCGTCCCCAAAATGAAGCCCGACTTCGACCCTAGCAAAGGTGGGAGGCCCGAGTTCTACTACGAAGATGGATCATACCCTGAGCAG GTTGATTGGATTGGGCAGAAGAATCAGATTGATGCTG CCAAGAATGCAGGGGTGAAGCATATAGTTTTGGTTGGATCGATGGGAGGAACAAACCCTAACCATCCATTGAATAGCCTTGGGAATGGCAATATATTG GTATGGAAGCGAAAGGCGGAACAGTACTTAGCAGACTCAGGAATACCTTATACAATTATTAG GCCTGGAGGGCTTCTTGACAAAGAGGGGGGCGTGAGGGAGTTAATTGTAGGGAAGGATGACGAACTTCTTCAGACAGACACAAAGACAATCCCAAGAGCTGATGTTGCAGAAGTCTGTGTTCAG GCCCTGCAATTTGAGGAAGCAAAGTTCAAGGCATTCGACCTGGCGTCAAAGCCGGAGGGTGTTGGTACACTGACAAAGGATTTCAAGGCGCTCTTCTCCCAGATCACCACTCGATTCTGA
- the LOC109718351 gene encoding scarecrow-like protein 14, producing MSPNFDLESGLIDPTTIPPLSPPIPVDLEPVDGSEIFPDGALSYINQLLMEEDFEDKFERYPDYPALLAAAEKPFLEILSEEKHFPESDNHSSSTSSGSGCGSGDIVEIENTSPCDSIEHFEQESCHLYIDHSSHSYFSSANNSGGIIEGDLIQQNHPVEFLPGDFKSVIDFEANGFSLAQEVDEKTFSLVEKEEYRDRRGHKNTHIDDLDLEEERSNKQAAVDGLEGFHQLFYEVLLCNSETCPFRGDNEMRSVHGSHHSKGMGNRKGRRKKQPKGDGDAVDLQTLLIHCAQAVAADDRQSVTELLKQIRQHSSPRGDANQRLAHCFSDGLEARLAGMGCDVTGSLAMKQIPCVDMLKAYQLFMGACPFKRASSFFSNHTILEASKDARVVHIIDYGIFYGFQWPILIQKLSDRPGGPPRIRITGIDLPQTGFRPTERIEDTGRRLADYARRFNVPFEFHAIAANWETIRVEDVRIEKDELLVVYCLYRFRNLMDESVVADSPRDRVLRTIRKMNPDVFIHGVVNGTHSGPFFLTRFREALFYFHTIFDMLEATIPREDPHRMLIESLIYGQEAINVISCEGTKRVERPETYRKWTSRNIRAGFRQLSLNADLVKKARNMVRVLYHKDFVVDEGSNWLLLGWKGRIVNALSTWKPNNRS from the coding sequence ATGAGCCCCAACTTTGACCTAGAAAGCGGATTAATTGATCCGACAACAATTCCCCCACTCTCTCCCCCAATTCCCGTCGATCTGGAACCAGTTGATGGCTCCGAGATATTCCCGGATGGAGCCCTTAGCTACATTAACCAGTTGTTAATGGAGGAGGACTTTGAGGACAAATTTGAGCGGTACCCCGACTATCCGGCCCTTCTTGCTGCTGCGGAGAAGCCATTCCTTGAGATCCTCAGTGAGGAAAAGCACTTTCCCGAAAGCGACAACCATAGTAGTAGTACTAGTAGTGGTAGTGGTTGTGGTAGTGGTGATATTGTGGAGATAGAGAATACGTCCCCCTGTGATTCAATTGAGCATTTTGAACAAGAAAGTTGCCATCTTTATATCGATCATTCCTCCCATTCTTATTTCTCATCCGCGAACAACTCTGGGGGTATCATAGAAGGAGATCTTATTCAACAGAACCACCCAGTGGAGTTCCTTCCTGGTGATTTTAAGTCGGTGATTGATTTTGAGGCCAATGGCTTCTCTTTAGCTCAAGAAGTAGACGAAAAGACATTCAGTTTAGTCGAGAAGGAAGAGTATCGAGATCGTAGGGGGCACAAGAACACGCACATTGATGATTTGGATTTGGAAGAAGAAAGGAGCAATAAGCAAGCGGCCGTAGACGGCTTGGAAGGTTTTCATCAATTGTTCTATGAGGTCTTACTATGTAATAGTGAGACTTGCCCTTTTCGAGGCGACAATGAGATGAGAAGTGTTCACGGCAGTCATCATTCTAAGGGAATGGGTAATCGAAAGGGCCGGCGGAAGAAGCAACCGAAGGGGGATGGTGATGCTGTCGATCTTCAAACCCTTTTAATTCACTGCGCTCAGGCCGTGGCTGCTGATGACCGTCAGAGCGTGACTGAACTGTTGAAGCAGATTAGACAACATTCGTCCCCCCGTGGAGATGCAAACCAGAGGTTGGCCCACTGCTTTTCCGACGGGCTCGAGGCGCGCCTCGCCGGCATGGGATGTGATGTGACGGGTTCCCTTGCAATGAAACAAATTCCTTGTGTCGATATGCTGAAGGCCTACCAGCTTTTCATGGGGGCATGCCCTTTTAAGAGGGCTTCTAGTTTCTTTTCGAATCATACAATTCTTGAGGCTTCTAAGGATGCAAGAGTGGTCCATATTATAGACTATGGCATATTCTACGGGTTCCAATGGCCGATCTTGATTCAGAAGCTCTCGGATCGACCAGGTGGTCCTCCAAGGATACGGATAACAGGTATTGATTTGCCCCAAACTGGTTTTCGCCCGACTGAGCGGATAGAGGACACAGGACGACGGTTAGCTGATTATGCACGGAGATTCAACGTTCCTTTTGAGTTCCATGCCATTGCAGCCAACTGGGAGACTATAAGGGTTGAGGATGTTCGTATTGAGAAGGACGAACTTCTTGTCGTTTACTGCCTCTACCGTTTTAGGAATCTAATGGATGAGTCAGTAGTAGCTGATAGCCCAAGAGATAGAGTCCTACGCACGATCAGAAAGATGAATCCAGATGTATTCATTCACGGGGTTGTGAATGGGACGCATAGCGGTCCCTTCTTCCTCACACGCTTCCGGGAAGCACTTTTCTATTTCCATACAATATTTGATATGCTCGAAGCTACCATTCCACGAGAGGACCCACACAGGATGCTTATCGAGAGTCTGATCTATGGGCAGGAGGCCATCAACGTAATCTCTTGCGAAGGGACTAAAAGGGTGGAGAGGCCGGAAACTTATAGGAAGTGGACCTCGAGAAACATTAGGGCGGGTTTTAGGCAGCTTTCTTTGAACGCTGATTTAGTGAAGAAGGCGAGGAACATGGTGCGAGTGCTCTACCACAAGGACTTTGTTGTCGATGAGGGTAGTAATTGGTTGCTGCTTGGTTGGAAGGGGCGGATTGTCAATGCCCTCTCTACATGGAAACCCAATAATCGGTCCTAA
- the LOC109718203 gene encoding chaperone protein DnaJ-like isoform X3, translating into MLLLEHTTVLHHITTTFHSLAWLIHCEDEPLRIITNDMNGASSSFLSVPHHHHHRHHHSPSLTLTLLLPSAPAPSLCPRLLPQIPSAAPFFSARRGTLAWWGREAVTRVEESRRRRRRGGAAAAAQPRASRRETPYEVLGVSPSASLQEIKSAYRKLALKYHPDVNKEPNAQEKFMRIKHAYNTLTNSGSRSKFANNGADFSRNAEKNKSSVLEEEFYGLGNFLRDIQISIADFFRDLQAEFQNWEADINSQEKPKSLWEELAANGVDKVWDLKLEEGNYTTM; encoded by the exons ATGTTGCTTCTAGAGCACACTACAGTACTACACCACATAACAACCACATTTCACTCGCTCGCGTGGCTCATCCATTGCGAGGATGAGCCGCTCCGAATTATAACGAACGATATGAAtggcgcctcctcctccttcctctccgttccccatcaccaccaccaccgccaccaccactCCCCCTccttaaccctaaccctactcCTCCCCTCCGCGCCCGCGCCCTCTCTCTGTCCCCGCCTCCTCCCCCAGAtcccctccgccgccccctTCTTCTCCGCGCGCCGGGGAACCCTAGCGTGGTGGGGCCGCGAGGCGGTGACGAGGGTGGAGGagtcgcggcggcggcggaggaggggcggcgccgccgcagccgcgcAGCCGCGGGCGAGTCGCCGGGAGACTCCGTACGAGGTGTTGGGTGTGTCGCCCTCCGCGAGTCTCCAGGAGATTAAGAGCGCTTATCGAAAACTCGCCCTCAAATACCATCCTGATGTCAACAAGGAG CCAAATGCTCAAGAAAAATTCATGCGAATCAAGCACGCATATAATACTCTAACAAATTCGGGATCACGATCCAAGTTCGCAAATAATGGCGCGGATTTTTCAAGAAACGCTGAAAAGAACAAATCAAGTGTGCTGGAGGAGGAATTCTACGGACTTG GTAATTTTTTGAGGGATATTCAGATATCAATAG CGGACTTCTTTCGAGATCTACAAGCAGAATTTCAGAACTGGGAAGCGGACATAAATTCACAAGAGAAACCCAAAAGCCTGTGGGAAGAGTTGGCT GCCAATGGGGTAGATAAAGTGTGGGATTTAAAACTTGAGGAGGGGAATTATACCACAATGTAA
- the LOC109718353 gene encoding uncharacterized protein LOC109718353, producing MSGAGSPDFFYREAQRLGYVARSAFKLLQIQKQFKLITPGSSVLDLGCAPGAWLQVACQNLGPIEKGGSVVGVDVKRVKVPSAHCDSRVRTVCADVMSLLKGQARALSPQERGFSVILSDMCPAVSGITTKDAALSCELGMRAISLAVGKLNTPNLSDNTVVEKFLSITDPDPDEDGVLRRGGNLVIKFLENEDVQGFGKLCKLKFKNVSWLRPKATRSCSKEIYLICQGLR from the exons atgagcGGCGCAGGATCGCCGGACTTCTTCTACCGCGAGGCCCAGCGTCTCGGCTACGTCGCCCGCTCCGCCTTcaag CTTCTACAGATTCAGAAGCAGTTCAAGTTGATAACACCAGGGTCCTCCGTTCTCGACCTCGGTTGCGCTCCTGGAGCTTGGCTTCAG GTGGCGTGCCAAAACTTGGGTCCTATCGAGAAGGGCGGGTCGGTTGTGGGTGTTGATGTGAAG AGGGTGAAGGTTCCTTCTGCTCACTGCGACTCGAGAGTGAGAACTGTGTGTGCCGATGTGATGAGTCTACTGAAGGGGCAAGCGAGGGCGTTGTCTCCTCAG GAAAGGGGCTTCTCTGTGATACTATCAGATATGTGTCCTGCAGTTTCAGGAATCACAACAAAAGATGCTGCTTTATCGTGTGAATTAGGGATGCGAGCAATCTCATTGGCTGTCGGAAAACTAAATACTCCCAATTTATCAGATAACACTGTGGTAGAGAAGTTTCTAAGTATCACGGATCCTGATCCAGACGAGGATGGTGTTCTCCGACGCGGGGGAAACCTTGTGATCAAGTTTCTAGAGAACGAGGATGTGCAAG GATTTGGTAAACTTTGCAAATTGAAGTTCAAGAATGTATCATGGTTGAGGCCGAAGGCGACGAGATCGTGCTCGAAAGAGATTTATCTGATATGCCAAGGTTTGCGGTAG
- the LOC109718203 gene encoding dnaJ homolog subfamily B member 8-like isoform X1 has translation MLLLEHTTVLHHITTTFHSLAWLIHCEDEPLRIITNDMNGASSSFLSVPHHHHHRHHHSPSLTLTLLLPSAPAPSLCPRLLPQIPSAAPFFSARRGTLAWWGREAVTRVEESRRRRRRGGAAAAAQPRASRRETPYEVLGVSPSASLQEIKSAYRKLALKYHPDVNKEPNAQEKFMRIKHAYNTLTNSGSRSKFANNGADFSRNAEKNKSSVLEEEFYGLGNFLRDIQISIADFFRDLQAEFQNWEADINSQEKPKSLWEELADIGEEFVEFLEKELNISDSSFAEESSGDGYFKEKRFTKPEEESGSDNSQQEGSKRSSIEDSIDEIEAALAQLKKELGL, from the exons ATGTTGCTTCTAGAGCACACTACAGTACTACACCACATAACAACCACATTTCACTCGCTCGCGTGGCTCATCCATTGCGAGGATGAGCCGCTCCGAATTATAACGAACGATATGAAtggcgcctcctcctccttcctctccgttccccatcaccaccaccaccgccaccaccactCCCCCTccttaaccctaaccctactcCTCCCCTCCGCGCCCGCGCCCTCTCTCTGTCCCCGCCTCCTCCCCCAGAtcccctccgccgccccctTCTTCTCCGCGCGCCGGGGAACCCTAGCGTGGTGGGGCCGCGAGGCGGTGACGAGGGTGGAGGagtcgcggcggcggcggaggaggggcggcgccgccgcagccgcgcAGCCGCGGGCGAGTCGCCGGGAGACTCCGTACGAGGTGTTGGGTGTGTCGCCCTCCGCGAGTCTCCAGGAGATTAAGAGCGCTTATCGAAAACTCGCCCTCAAATACCATCCTGATGTCAACAAGGAG CCAAATGCTCAAGAAAAATTCATGCGAATCAAGCACGCATATAATACTCTAACAAATTCGGGATCACGATCCAAGTTCGCAAATAATGGCGCGGATTTTTCAAGAAACGCTGAAAAGAACAAATCAAGTGTGCTGGAGGAGGAATTCTACGGACTTG GTAATTTTTTGAGGGATATTCAGATATCAATAG CGGACTTCTTTCGAGATCTACAAGCAGAATTTCAGAACTGGGAAGCGGACATAAATTCACAAGAGAAACCCAAAAGCCTGTGGGAAGAGTTGGCT gaTATTGGCGAGGAGTTTGTCGAATTTCTTGAGAAGGAGCTCAACATCAGCGACTCGAGTTTCGCAGAAGAGAGCAGCGGTGACGGGTATTTTAAGGAAAAACGGTTCACCAAGCCTGAGGAGGAGAGCGGAAGCGATAATTCTCAACAGGAAGGAAGCAAGAGGAGCAGCATTGAGGATAGCATCGATGAGATTGAAGCTGCTCTTGCTCAACTGAAGAAGGAACTGGGACTGTAA
- the LOC109718199 gene encoding cyclin-dependent protein kinase inhibitor SMR4-like has protein sequence MERPEIEMEEMEEVEGWETPKRAECRIPAVLPCPPPPARKRASAVGVGRRRDPPKNGYFHPPDLEALFAAAPPRREACA, from the coding sequence atggagagaccagagatagagatggaggagatggaggaggtggaggggTGGGAGACGCCGAAGAGGGCGGAGTGCCGGATCCCGGCGGTGCTCCCCtgcccgccgccgccggcgaggAAGAGGGCGTCGGCGGTGGGGGTGGGGCGGCGGAGGGATCCGCCGAAGAACGGATACTTCCACCCGCCGGATCTCGAGGCGCTCTTCGCtgcggcgccgccgcggagAGAGGCGTGCGCTTGA